The window GGATGAACCCATGAGCAGCTCTTCTGGGGAACACtgagggggggaaaggggaaggctGGAGAGCTGACAGCCACCTTCTTCTCCAGGCATGGAGTCCGCTGGCATCCATGAGACCACCTACAACTCCATCATGAAGTGTGACATTGACATCCGCAAGGACCTGTATGCCAACAACGTCCTGTCTGGTGGCACCACCATGTACCCTGGCATCGCTGACCGCATGCAGAAGGAAATCACAGCACTGGCCCCCAGCACCATGAAGATCAAAGTAGGTGGGGGGGTACATTCAACCCCCAACCCTCCCCACTTTGGGGCAGTCTGGGGGGTGTGGTGGACTCCATCCCGCCCTAACGGCCCATGTCTTGGCAGATCATCGCCCCACCGGAGCGGAAGTACTCGGTGTGGATTGGCGGCTCCATCCTGGCGTCCCTCTCCACCTTTCAGCAGATGTGGATCAGCAAACCCGAGTACGACGAGGCCGGCCCCTCCATTGtccacagaaaatgcttttaagcaTCCCCTGCCTGGTGCCTGGGCTGGGGcgccctgctcctcctctgcccccgCTGCTCCTCCCCCCTGCTGCCCACTGCGCAATAAAGccttttctccaggctctgCCCCTTTTCTGAGAGATTTTGGGGTGTTGTGGGGTGGGAGGGCATGGGATGGGAGGCAGGGGTAATGGCGGAGGAGCAGAGGCACCCTGACCCCTGTTCCTCTGTTGGTGCCCCCAAACTCATGTTCACGCCCTCAATCTATTGTTGGTGCCCTCAACCCTATGGTGTCGCCCCCAACTTGATATCGATGCCCCAAACCCCACAGCGATGCCTTAACCCCTGTGGTGGTGCCCCCAACCCCATGTTGACATTCTCAGTCCCCTATTGATGCCCTCAGCCCGCGGTGGCGGCCCCGTCTCTGAGGAGGCGCCCCAAACCTGACCCTGGAGTTCCCGACTCCGTGGTGGGTCCCTCCCGCCGCAgtccccctccccgccccagGGCTCCCGCGTcccgccctcccctccccgcgcGTTGACGTCACGCGGCTCTGCGCGCGCGCCGCTGGTCCTTTAGAATGTCGTTGGTTTAGAATGTCATCAGTACGTCATCAGCAAGCGGCCGTGACGTGCGAggcgggagcggcggcggggagaTGGGGCGGTGCGGGGCCGCGTTGCGCCTGGCGCTGGAGGGGAACATCggtaccgggggggggggggcacccgcGGCCGGGCGGCTGAGGGGCGCCGGCCGCGCGCGTGACCGCGCCTCTCCCTCGCAGCCGTGGGCAAGTCCACGTTCCTGCGGCTGCTGGGCAGGGCGTTCCCCGAGTGGCACCTGGTGGCCGAGCCGGTGGCCCAGTGGCAGAAGGTGGCAGCGGGTGCCGAGGAGGTGAGGGGCCCCGCGCTGCGGTTGTGGTCAAGGAGACGTGGAAACAGGGGCTGTGGGAGACGGCCCCGCGTTCTGACGTGGGGTCGTGCCATCGCCTGCCCCCCCCCTCACCAGGCTTCCGGCTTTGGCAACCTACTGCAGCGGCTGTACCAGGAGCCATCCCGCTGGTCCTTCACCTTCCAGACCTACTCCTGCCTGGGCCGGCTGAAGGCGCAGCTGGAGAGGCCAGCAGGGCCTGCGTCACCCGTGCGGGTGTTCGAGAGGTCTGTGTACAGCGACAGGTGCGGCACCCCACAACCACTCCTTGTGTCCCTTACTGTGTCTGGTGTGACGGGAGCAGCTCCACCGTTGCTACTGTGTGTTGGCCGTCACAGCCTGACAGATGTCAGGCAATAGCACTGCTGGGGTATTGTGTGATGCCATGTACCCTTGGGTGCTACGGGCGATGCTGCACTGATGCTCAGGTGACTGGAGGTTGCTGAATAGAGCCCGTTTCTTTGCTACAGCGTGCAGATGCTGATATGTTCACCATGCTCCAGGGTTCACGGGTTCCACGATGGCCATCATCATGCCATGTGTACTGACTTTCCTGTGGCTTGCCACCCTGTCCTTTCTGTTCCTCCCTAGGTATGTCTTCGCAAAGAATCTCTTTGAGACTGGCCACCTGGACATGCTGGAGTGGGCCATCTACCAGGAGTGGcactccttcctcctgcaaGAGCTGGGTGACCGTGCCACCCTGCATGGCTTTCTCTACCTGCGGGCCACCCCACAGGTGACAGAGCCCTAGGAAGGAGAGGGATACGGGATGTGTTTTctattagtgttttttttcaggtgcCTGAACTGTGTTTGCCTTGCAGAGGTGCCTGGAGCGGCTGTGGCGGAGGGCGAGGGTGGAGGAGAGGGGCGTGCAACTGCTgtacctgcagcagctccacacACAGCACGAGCGCTGGCTGCTGGAAAGGAGCACCAGGTGAGTCCTGGTGGGAATGGCACAGGGCCACCGTGACATTCAGCTCCTCCAAACCTATGAATATCAGGGTGTTCGGGGGACTGGGTTGCTTTATCCTCTTGAGACAATGCCATCGGGCACCCAGCCCTGGATATCCCTTATCTTTGACCTCCTCTCTCTTATACAGGGTGCATTTTGCAGACATGAGGCACATGCCCATCCTGGTGCTGGATGTCGATGGGGACTTTGAGCAGGATACAGCCATGCAGGACATCCTGATGGCGCAGGTCTGTGGAGTGCATGTTGGGGCTCTTTTGTGGCTGGAGTTGGAGTCAACATCGTGCTGACCTCCAACCTTATTCTGTAGAAGCAAAGCCGGTGACAGACTTGAGATGCTCTGTCTGGTTGCCATCACAACAtcctttcacctttttttttttctctcttcaggtAGAGTCTTTTGTGAAGTCACTGCAAACCAAAACTGTGCCACCACACCCTGACCCCTGCTGAGCCCCACACCCCCAGAGCTACCAAACCCTACTGCATGGACAAGGGAACAAACCTGGGTACTGCTCCATTTGGGGGCTAGAGGTGTATTCCACCAGTGGCAtggaatgcttttaaaagagTATTGGGAGGTGCAGCGTGACACATTGGGAGACCCATGCTCTGCTGTGTTGCTGTCTCCAACACATCTGTTGCTGCTCAGCAGGGATctacagctgctctgcagcatgggTTGAACGTGCTGGTTctattccaaatgaaaaaatctttGTGCTTTTATATGTGTTACGGTTACATCAAAACCCTGTTACTTTCttgtttgccctttttttttttttttccccacataaattaaaaccaaagcaTTGCAAAGCTCTTCTGTGCTTTGAACCAGGGAGGGACATGGGGGGGAACTTGATCCCTGCACTGGTCTGTAAGTTGAGGCTTGAGCGGGGGTCACCCCCCTAGTGCCACCCACAGAGGACAAAGTGTCCCAGGGAGGGTGTTGGCCCcatctctccctttccttgcaGCCCCCTTCTAGGGGATGGTGCCAGGATtgcttttctggggaaaatgtTTGGAAAGTTGCACGTGGGGGGAGTCTTCAGTCTCTTAAATCCCCTTTTTCCAGGGccaggtgatttttttcccctaagcgGCTTTTAGGGCCAGGAACAACTCCTgcatcaataaaaaataataattagtcAAAGGGGCATTGTTTctcctatttttattcttcctgagCATTTGTGGCTGATGTTAGGGACCCTGAATTGCTAACTGGCATGGGGGCAGAAGGTGCCCAGATGTGTTTCCTGGGGATGTGCTGATCTGGGGAGAAAATAGGGATTTGATGCCTTCTCAGTGGATGATGTCCAGGTAGTGGGTGCCCCTTTATGGGTGCCCCTTGGATTGTGGGGGCCTCTCCCAACACTAACAGGATGCAAGGCCCACTTGAGGGTGCCTGCAGTGGTGTGGGCGACCCTACATAAACAGGGATGGGGTGGGGCCAAGCAAGTGGGAGGGGGCACCTGGCCTCACAGTATTTGAGGGGGGGAAGGCAGGGTATGGTGG is drawn from Oxyura jamaicensis isolate SHBP4307 breed ruddy duck chromosome 22, BPBGC_Ojam_1.0, whole genome shotgun sequence and contains these coding sequences:
- the DGUOK gene encoding deoxyguanosine kinase, mitochondrial isoform X2; the protein is MGRCGAALRLALEGNIAVGKSTFLRLLGRAFPEWHLVAEPVAQWQKVAAGAEEASGFGNLLQRLYQEPSRWSFTFQTYSCLGRLKAQLERPAGPASPVRVFERYVFAKNLFETGHLDMLEWAIYQEWHSFLLQELGDRATLHGFLYLRATPQRCLERLWRRARVEERGVQLLYLQQLHTQHERWLLERSTRVHFADMRHMPILVLDVDGDFEQDTAMQDILMAQVESFVKSLQTKTVPPHPDPC
- the DGUOK gene encoding deoxyguanosine kinase, mitochondrial isoform X1, which encodes MGRCGAALRLALEGNIAVGKSTFLRLLGRAFPEWHLVAEPVAQWQKVAAGAEEASGFGNLLQRLYQEPSRWSFTFQTYSCLGRLKAQLERPAGPASPVRVFERSVYSDRYVFAKNLFETGHLDMLEWAIYQEWHSFLLQELGDRATLHGFLYLRATPQRCLERLWRRARVEERGVQLLYLQQLHTQHERWLLERSTRVHFADMRHMPILVLDVDGDFEQDTAMQDILMAQVESFVKSLQTKTVPPHPDPC